The Suncus etruscus isolate mSunEtr1 chromosome 14, mSunEtr1.pri.cur, whole genome shotgun sequence genome contains a region encoding:
- the LOC126027405 gene encoding carbohydrate sulfotransferase 6, whose product MWLPRVSSTAVTALLLAQTGLLLFLVSQPRPQVPTGQPRPVHVLVLSSWRSGSSFVGQLFSQHPDVFYLMEPAWHVWATLPQASAPALHMAVRDLVRSVFLCDLDVFDAYLPWRRNLSDLFQWAVSRALCSPPACSAFPRGALSNEAVCKPLCARQPFSGAQAACRSYSHIVLKEVRFFNLRVLYPLLNDPALNLRIVHLVRDPRAVLRSREQTAKALARDNGIVLGTNGTWVEADPGLRVVREVCRSQVRIAEAATRKPPPFLHGRYRLVRFEDVARAPLPEIQALYAFAGLSLTPQLEAWIANITHGPGPGARHEAFKITSRDALNVSQAWRHALPFAKIRRVQELCAGALQLLGYRPVFSEEEQRNLALDLLVPRGPSSFSWASSADSRP is encoded by the coding sequence ATGTGGCTGCCACGGGTCTCCAGCACTGCAGTGACCGCGCTCCTGCTGGCCCAGACGGGCCTCCTCCTCTTCTTGGTGTCACAACCGCGACCCCAGGTACCCACGGGCCAGCCAAGGCCTGTGCATGTGCTAGTGCTATCATCGTGGCGCTCAGGCTCGTCCTTCGTGGGCCAGCTCTTCAGCCAGCACCCTGATGTCTTCTACCTGATGGAGCCCGCTTGGCACGTGTGGGCCACGCTCCCGCAGGCCAGCGCGCCGGCACTGCACATGGCCGTGCGCGACCTGGTGCGCTCAGTCTTCCTGTGCGACTTGGACGTGTTCGATGCCTACCTGCCCTGGCGCCGCAACCTGTCCGATCTCTTCCAGTGGGCGGTGAGCCGTGCGCTCTGCTCGCCTCCGGCCTGCAGCGCCTTTCCACGCGGGGCCCTCAGCAACGAAGCGGTGTGCAAGCCCCTGTGCGCCCGGCAGCCCTTCAGCGGGGCGCAGGCCGCCTGCCGCTCCTACAGCCACATAGTGCTCAAGGAGGTGCGTTTCTTCAACCTGCGGGTGCTCTATCCGCTGCTCAACGACCCCGCGCTCAATCTGCGCATCGTGCACCTGGTGCGTGACCCCCGCGCCGTGCTGCGCTCCCGCGAGCAGACGGCCAAGGCCCTGGCGCGCGACAATGGCATCGTGCTGGGCACCAACGGCACCTGGGTGGAGGCCGACCCGGGGCTGCGCGTGGTGCGGGAGGTGTGCCGCAGCCAGGTGCGCATCGCCGAGGCGGCCACCCGCAAGCCGCCGCCTTTCTTGCACGGCCGCTACCGCCTGGTGCGCTTCGAGGACGTGGCGCGTGCCCCGCTGCCGGAGATCCAGGCGCTCTACGCCTTCGCAGGCCTCAGCCTCACCCCACAGCTCGAGGCCTGGATCGCCAACATTACCCACGGGCCCGGGCCCGGAGCGCGCCACGAGGCCTTCAAGATCACGTCCCGGGACGCGCTCAACGTGTCCCAGGCCTGGCGCCATGCGCTGCCCTTTGCCAAGATCCGCCGCGTCCAGGAGCTGTGTGCGGGCGCGCTGCAGTTGCTGGGCTACCGGCCTGTGTTCTCTGAAGAGGAGCAGCGCAATCTTGCCCTGGATCTGCTGGTTCCTCGAGGACCCAGCAGCTTCAGCTGGGCGTCATCTGCCGACTCCAGGCCTTAG